The sequence cctcacaaattttttattttgccaaTTTTTGTTGTGGGATGTTTTCAAAACCTTTAGTGAGATATGAAAATGAAGTTCTATAAATAGGAgaatcattaaataaataaataaataaaaaccttcaCCCACCCTACCAAAACTTTATATTTGAAGTCTTCTTCTCACAAAAAGAGCACAAAATTTCCAAAGAAGAATCTTTCAATTTTAGTGCAAAAACAAAACTTCCATCAACCAATACTCAAACTCATCAACCTAGCTTGATTTTTCCCCCCACAAACagaaaatttttgagatttcAAAGCAGGTCTTCTTTCTCTAGGGACATCACCAAACATATCCTAAATTTCGAAGCATGAGAATCTCATAAGACTCTAGTAGCATCTCTAATGACACTCCAAGAATTATAGAGGTCGTGTGAAGGAGTTCTTAAAGCAAGTAAGAAAAGATCCAGCAAGTGGGTAATCTCAACATCATATTCATAAACATGGTGAAGGTAGATTCAAAGatcaataaagcaaaaaaaagatgagagaaaggTATATATGTTTTCACACCCTTGTCTTTTCTTTGTGTTATGATAGGTCCAAAAATGAGATCAATGGGTGATAGAGTAGtgtcaacttcttttaaaaattattattattatttatttttgagaatcagaGTGTGAACTAATTTGTAAACATTAGTTTCATttaatattattcttattacTAGAAATATATCTTCACATAATATAATCTCAATTTTGGAGATGATTAAATATGATTATGTGAAGTTTAATAAaagtgggttccaattagctcaactggtaaagtctttaatAGTTGTATAAAAGacctggggttcaatccccgcatacaccaaaaactgattggtgtcttggtctgatgataaagagctattatcaggagtggacgccataggttgaaactctttaaaaaaagaaaaagttcaataaaataGTATCCAAATTTTCAGTCAATGGTTATTCTCAGATTCTCGAAAGCAATAATGAAACATTGGTTTtgtctaataattttttgttgtcaCTAAGAATATATTTTCACATAATATTGTCTAAATTTTGGAGATGATTAAACATGATTACATGAAGCTTAATAAAACACTATCCAAATTTGTAGTTTAATGGTTAGAGTCTTGGTGTAAAATAGGCATTGTGCTCAAATTTCGTAAGCAATTATGCACCATTGGTTTggtttaatattattattgttgtctCTAACTTCTTGGGTGGGATTGAAGTTAGGCTATAGTTTAACTTAAAAATCGTACATAAGGGAGCATATATGAATCGCCACTTGGGTTCCTCATGGGTCCTTATATGTTAAATTACTACGGTTATACTTATCAAAATTGGTTCTTCCTCTTACCCATTTTGTTCTTGGGGGATAGCTTTATaagcttaaaataaaaaaattttaaaaaaaaagttgtaaaatggaATCATTTACTCTAGAATGGCCAGCTTGCTGACTTCATTACTTGCAATGTGCTTACCAATTAAACATAATAAAGCCTAAATTATTAGAATCAGCCCTCCACTATTACTATTTTTAACAACCGAATTTCTCTTTTGTCCTTTGGTATTTGGTTTTGTAACTGCGAGTCAGTGTGTGTGATTTTTCTCACCTCTCAACTTAGCACATGCAAAATGCAGTTCTTCAAAATTTTCGAATTGGGCTTGGCAAGGTTCGGCTGTCCACTTTAGTTTAAGTTGGGCCTCATCAATGTTGATCTAATGTCTGTCCCAaggacttttaaaaaaaaaaaaaaatgtctgtACCAAGGATAAATAAATTCAACTACGTAGCTCATTGGTCAATGTAGCCACATAGGTGAATTTAATTGGGTAATCTaaaacacatttaaaaaattgtacataaattttCTCCATGTTTCAAAATGGCATAAAGGTCCACTTGCCTTAACTAGCAAACCAAAAAATCTTGATGAGTTTTAAAGCACAAGCATGATGTCAATACAAGTgtacaatttataataacatcttaaaatgtgaaacaaaattCAGTACAAGATATAAATAGGTAATTCATGAATTGTTAATTGTCCAATAAATAAAGCTACATAGTTTTCTTATGCAATTCATGAATTATTAATAGTAAATTGTCGATTAAATAAGGCCACATGGTTTTTCCTTTAAAACTTGAAGCtacttataattataaaataactattgTGATCAATGAACAATATCATCTTGTCAAAGTGCACCACTCAAACAAGGCAATCTAGTTTGTAAACCAGTATTATAGCATTTACATTGCATTGCAGGTGAATccttttttcaatttaattaataatttctttACTTAACCAAATAATAATTGTTCTTaacataaattattaataatgttTTGTTCCTTCTATTACAAAAAGGTAATTCCAAGACAGAAGAAAGAACAGCCTTGTGGGGGGATAAAGATTATATAGTAGTACTACACTACTACTCATTGCTCATTTGAACAAAAGAGGAAACTTTTGCTTCTTccaatttttccttctttattccaataaaattttaattacatgaAACCGTGGAAAAGAGAGTTGTAAATCTCAATACTCACTCACACTACAGCATCAGGTATAGATAAGAATTAACAGGAAGAATATACAGAAGAGAGCAATGCCAAGCGTGCATTTCGCAGTAGAACTCAAGCAATTGGCTTCAACACAAACATTTTGCAACTGTGAGGCTCCACGTTGGCTGTCAAGTTTCCAACAAATCTTGTCTCTAGTGTCTTGTGCTGCAAGAAACACATATGCACACATATATTTGAAGGTATCTCACAAATACAAATGCAAAACTGAAATGCCTCATGACCTAAAGAGGCATGTGAAATGAAAGCCTAATCAAAATTACCTCCCAAACATCTCTTGCTTCAATGACACTGTTTTCAGGGATTCCAATATCGTCCCAATTGCCTGTAATTGAATGAGGCACAGAGGCTCGGTTGAGCAGAACTAGAGCTACCCTATTGCCTGAAAGAGGCCCTGCCCAAATCTATTgcaatttaacaaaaaaagtcATGTTTTCCTCATATGAAGTGAGACAGAAGTACACACTACGCATCATAAGATATTTTAGGCAAACTTTATTACCTCACTATTACCCTCCATCCTAACCTTTTTAGCTTGTATGCCAAGTGAATCTGTTATAGATGATGATCAAGTCAATTTTCATAACCATTGCTACAGAGTAGTTCACATGATGGGAGGAAAATTACACCATCAGTTACAAAATTGATGCACTTACCTTGATTAACTGCAATAACCTCTTGATTGGAAATGATATTAAATGTCTCTTTTGTCAGGTTCCTCACATCGCAACCAAGGAGAAGGGGAGCCTACAATACCATTTTATGTTTAAGAAAACAGAcagccaaaacccaaaaaatatgCCTTCATTCAAATCATGATCATCTAGTTCCAGATAGTACTGCCTGAAATACCTTGGAAATAGCCCATAAACTAAAGTGGGCtatatattcattatttttcatCCCTCCATTTCCCACCTCAAGCATGTCAGGATCTGAACAAAGTCAAGCAGATAATATGAAATAGATTTCATAGAAAAAAGTAGactaaaagctttttttttttaattatgttaatGTGACTTAAACTATAGTAGGAGAATACTAACCGTTCCAACCACCGGGCCTTGCAAGATCAGCATATACTTCATTCAAGTCTATTATAGAGAGCATACTGTGGGAGAACAGACCAAAAGAAATGATTCTGGACTAAGAATTTGTGTAATCAATTATGAACTTAACAGAAACATGAAATTAATCTACCTGTTCCAATTATCAGAAATGTCATTAGTAGTTCTCCAGCTATTTCCAACCTTAAAACCCCATAGAGCAGGGTGCAAGTCACCCCTTTTAAGGGAAAGAAatacaaatcaaacaaaataatcatTGATGGAGTGACTTTCACAGCATAGATTTAAAAGTTAGAAATATAGGATTACCATTCACAAAGTGAGAAAAAGATTGGACGACCTGCTTTTGTTAGTGCCCTAGTCATTACAGGGTATCtaacagaagaaaaaaatggatCATTATACTCTCATATCTCAAAGTTTGAACATACATTGCTAaaccaatagaaaaaaaaaaaagatccatatATATTTCCCCATTTACTTGTGAGGTTAATGTCAAGATGACTATATTACCTAACAGTTGGCTTTGTTCCATCATTGTAACAGTTATCATACTTCAAATAATCAATACCCTgcatacaaatttcattattgcATGATTTGGTATTTGCAAGTAGTGTCAATAGCAAAAATGGACAAAGTAAAAcccataaagaaaataaaaactagattTCCTACCCATGAAGCAAAAGTTTTGGCATCTTGCTCCTCGTGACCAAGTGAACCAGGCATGGTTTTGCTACAAGTAAATTGCCTGCAAAGTGGAGGTGAAAGCATTTGTTTTCCTAGTTGTTTCAGTAACAAGGGAATATCGATATTGAACAATAACTAATGTAGCATAAAGTTGTGTTAGGGTGTAGTACGGTCATGTTACCCTGCATCTGAGTAGATTCCTAACTTAAGTCCCTTGCCGTGAACGTAATCTG comes from Castanea sativa cultivar Marrone di Chiusa Pesio chromosome 3, ASM4071231v1 and encodes:
- the LOC142629656 gene encoding alpha-galactosidase 1-like, which encodes MERSMDVCVVVAVLMLCTMMVSTASSMSMPEAENSSEELRGNLLANGLGLTPQMGWNSWNHFNCKVDEKVIKETADALVSTGLAKLGYIYVNIDDCWAEMHRDAKGNLLPKNSTFPSGIKALADYVHGKGLKLGIYSDAGQFTCSKTMPGSLGHEEQDAKTFASWGIDYLKYDNCYNDGTKPTVRYPVMTRALTKAGRPIFFSLCEWGDLHPALWGFKVGNSWRTTNDISDNWNSMLSIIDLNEVYADLARPGGWNDPDMLEVGNGGMKNNEYIAHFSLWAISKAPLLLGCDVRNLTKETFNIISNQEVIAVNQDSLGIQAKKVRMEGNSEIWAGPLSGNRVALVLLNRASVPHSITGNWDDIGIPENSVIEARDVWEHKTLETRFVGNLTANVEPHSCKMFVLKPIA